The window caacctcagcaggctggctggggaattgtgagagctgaagtccacacatcttcaagctgctgaggttgagaaactctgccctagAGCTACAGGGGGGCCCTCTTGCTGCTCAGGACAggaagctatataaatatgctaaataagcaagcaagcaaacaaatccaGTTAAAGCGATAGCTCAGCTGCCTGGCTTCTGCTAAAAAATATATCCAGCAAGATATATTTAAGCCGGTCCTTGGGTCCATTGCTAAACCGCTTCTCTAATACTCAACTGGGACTGTCtgcctgtaacttaaatccattccTCCCTGTCCTGCACTAGAGATACAATATTGAATGAGCCAAAATTCCTTGCGTCCACAACACAATAACCACCCATATTGGGGGTCAGCACAGTGTGCAAGCCCGCCCAGTGTGACGTGCAACCGAAGCAACCAGGGCTTGTTTACCGAACCATGGTTTAAAGCAACCTGGCTTAATGTAACATAGGAACCCAGCCGCTCTCTTGCAAGCAATGCCACTGAATCCCTGGAGGCGATTCCTAACTGAATAGAGCCTAGCCCTGATCCGCCCACTTTTGTTGCCCTTCCTTTGCCCAGCCATCATTTTAAAAGGGAAGCACCGGCTTAGGGACCTGCTGGTGCTGGCTGCTGCATAAAGGATGAAGCCCCAGGACCTGGCGCCCTGGGGATGCTTCCGGCAGACAGAGAGCTGACTTACCGGTGGGATGACACTCTTGCCGAAGCAGACGCCTCCTGCTTGCCCAAGGCTGACTCCACACCTCGAAGTGGCAGGACTAGGTGGTGAGAACAGCGATGAGTCACAAACGCACAGAAAGACCAGTCGTGGGCAAGGCTCGGAATTGGAAATCTCTCTTTGTAACCGCccaaggcagggttcctcaaccttggcaacttgaggatgcctggacttcaacttccagaattccccagccagcgatgactggctggggaattctgggaattgaagtccacacaccttcaagttactgaggttgagaaacactggtctaaagggaAGTGCTTCAGCTCAGCTGGGTCACAAGGCAGTGTGCGAGGAATAAGGCCACTGACTGAGGCCTGGGTCCACAGACGGAGGGGAATGCCGTAGGGCGGCTGGCCCAGAGCAGAGAAGTCCCCCCATGCAGTCCAAAGCAAATCTGCCACAGCTCCAATCTTCTGGCAGGACTTCCATTTTCAGATACAGCAGTAAGGAAAGATACGGCTCTCCTATTCTCTTTGGCCACCGGGGacgatgggagttgaagtccctctTCCCTAGGAAGACTACAGATCACACACTCCAGAGCCAGACTCAATGGCACCCCTTGCTCCTACAACTTGGGCATGCAAGGAGAGGGAAACTTTAATACGCTTGATCCAGTCAAGGGAGGAAGGGATGCTTCGATAAAAGGGATTTTctttaaatccgttcaatcatgtccgattcttggagactgcctggacaagcccctgcagtttccttggcaaggtttttcggaagtggcttgccattgcctccttcccagggctgaaagaaagtgactggcccaaggtcatccagctggcttcgtgcccaaggcaggactagaactcacagcctcccgtttctagcctggtgcctcaaccgcTGCACCAAACTGTCTTGTAAAAGGAACAGGTTGAAtttggaccagcccaagccattTTCAACAGAACTGTGCAAAAACCAGGTACTTTGAGAACTGGGATTAGGTGACTATTACGGTGTTTACATCACACCCCCTCCCCTTAATTGGAGCCAAACGCtttgggagggtcccttcttaCCATGTGTTCCGGTTTTCCTAGAGGGACAGACCCAGAAGTGCCACAGTCTGCCACGTCATTCACTTCATTCCTCTTGCACGGACTCCGCAGCAGGGTGACCTCCAGGTGGTGCCTGACATCGTTCTCCACCTGCTCCCCAGGAAAGAGCGCCGGAACTGAAGCTGTGGCTAAACGGGGCTGCCTGAGGTGagctggagggcccttttccccCAAGGCTGCTTGGCTGCCCCCCGCCTCCCACCCCACAGCTGATCCCTTCTTCCAGAGCTTTAAAGCTTTGCAAGCAGAAGCAATAGTTTTAAGAAGTTAGGGGGAAATGCTCAGGGATATTTCGTGTGATGCTGTAATTCCCATCATCAGGAGGGCAAGGCTGTCTGTCTTCGGTCTTATGGATAGATAACGAAAATGAGATTGTTCTTTTATATAAGGGGGGAGTAGCAGTGTGGGCCATAGAGCGTAACACAAATATTAACGTGTCACAATGTTCTTGCATTTAATGTCTTCTTACTTCAACGAGGACACAAatagtcggaagtgactgaacgaatgaacaacaaaaaacTTTGATGAGAACGTTTTCAGCACGCTGCTTAAGCGTGCTTTAAAATTCTAGAATAATTTGAATGCACAAAGGGGGAAtggatagaagattttacatatacagaacttaaatacaaatagatTTCATATTCACATTTTTTCTATTTAGTATTCATATATTggaaacatttgcacttttattatggctctgaaaccatgttttatttccttgaggGGTTTTGTTGGCCTTCTTACTCTTCTTTTCTCACAGGCCGTGATAGAGagctgtgcccatagaaacaagataaggggTGCAtgccaaggatagcttctcccgAGGAAAGGCGTTGTTTAATAACGGTCAAGGGGCCCCAGCAAGGACAGAAGGAAgttccttatatggaatgatattaaggtagagtgaaggaaggaaattcctaatatggaaggATGCTAAGGTGGAggatgggtaactgagtaaggggtggtgtcctaaaggaggagttgaatggaatgtatataatgggCTGTCAGGAGGGGGTCCTGCGTGATCGCCCACCCAACCGCTGGCTGCCATTGCTTGCGCTCTAATTTCATGcgactgcctgtttctttggtcccgtCTCAGAAACGAacttggtaaggaaataaaaattctaaCAGGATTTCTGACGTCCAGTTATACAGTGAAGTAACGTGGCAGGCTGCCTCCTCGCCTGCAAGGCTCTCCTGTCCATACGAGGCCTCGATCACCAGCCAGAAGGAACAGAAAGGAGGTCAACAGGCTTCTGATTCTCCGGCTGGCTTGTCAGCTGAAGGGCACGTGGCTTCTAGTCACTGACTTAATCCCCTTGCATAATGAATCAAAGGCAGATGAAATCCTGCCCATCCCAGTCCCACGCCCTCGACTCTAGGACCTCCAAGTGAACGTTGTTCGCTGCGACCCCATTACTCTGACACCAGCTTAATTTCAGGGACTGTCGTGCTGGCAAGAAGCACCTTGCACAGTGGATCTTCCCCTTTGCATTCCCCAACCTGGCCTCCTCCAAATAAACCGGGTTACAATTCTCCTAATTCCAGGGTGCCTGGTAAAGGATGATGGGGATGGAAACCCGACCCTCCTGGCGGCCAGGAGTGTTTCAAGTGGCCGGGACCGACTCAGAGCAGGGCTGTTAGGCAGGATATTTGTTCCAGTGGAAGGTTCTCCAACCCGCCTCGCTAACAAGGCAAATGTCAACGTCGGCAGGGCCAGGGAATTTTTCCAGGAATTTTTCCAGTTCGTTTCTGCTATACAGTGACCCGACTGGGCAGCAGCAGAGGGGGTGATGggcagagaaaaaggaggagagggCATCCTTGGCGGTGGGTTGCACTTCtctgggggcgggggcgggggcgggggagaaGGCCTGTCCTCTTCTGCCCCCGTCTGCCCCCCTGCCCAGCCAGATCCTGGCAGCAGCTTCGGCGAGGGGTCGCAGGGCAGGCCGGGGGCCTCCGTGCCCACGAAGCTGCCGGGtgggaggcgaggcgaggcgaggcggggGGCCGGGCCAGCACCGCCCCCACCGTCAGCCGGAGCCCTCGGGGAAGCCGCCGGCGAGGCTAAGGTGGGAATCGCGCTCCGGAATACCCGGTGGCTCACCCCGGGGGGAGGCTCCGGCCCGGTTCGGTGCGACATCTtccgggggggagggggaggaggaggagggccccCCGCCAGCAGCCGCCCCCTCCCCTCTTTTGCAGGGCGACTGCCCAGCCGAGACGCCCTCCTCGCCCCGCGGAGGACGCGCCGCTGCCCGTCCCGGCGCCCgccccccgcgccgccgctgACCTGGCTCCCGCTGGCCCCGCGCAGCGCCCAGAGTCCGCGGGGGCGCCCCGCCGGGAAGGCCTCGGCCAGGGCGAAGCGCGCCGCCTCCCGCGCCGGGTCCCCGCGCGCCTCCGCCGGGGCGGCCGAGCCCAGCAGCGGCAGGAGCAGCCCGagaagcgccgccgccgccgccgccatcccCGCCGCGACTGACCGGCACGGCGGAGGGACCGCGGCGCCTCCCCGGGGAAAGGGGCGGGGCCTCCCCGCCCGGCGCCCCGCCCCTTCGGCCGGCTGAGCCTCGGCTTGGTTTCGCGCGGCTCCCCGGGCTGCGTGGACCCGGCCGTCTGGAGGCAACCCCAGAAGGTTCAGGAGCAGATCCAGCCTCTCTGGGCTTGGCTCTGTCCGGCCTCCCGCGCGtggagtgggaggaggagagaggggtCCGGAGCATCAGGGGGGCGCCCCCCAGAGGCTGATGGAACGGGGCGCTACTGCCCACCCAGGACCCTTCTTCGAGGGAAGATGTTTGAGCGTGTTTATTAAGTCCCATTTGCCGCAAAGACATCCGTGTCTCTCAGGTACCTGGGTCTGGTTGGCCCCGAGCATTAAGCCAGGCTCTGGTCTGCTTGGTTTGGCTAAGCCTGGCATGGGACTGCAGGCATGGTGGTTCAGCCAGGTTTAGTATGGGGTCTAAATCTGGTCATCCGTGGCTTATTTAAAGCACAGGCTCTGTCCAGGAGCCAGGCTTAGCTTCAGCCTCTGGCTGAGGACTTGTGAGTGCAAACCTGGTAAGGGCCACGGACGGATCCAGGGCCCTTGGCTTTGTCGCATCGCCAGAATTTTTCCTGCACTGTGATTATGTACAGAGAAGATGACCAAGGCCTATTCTCCATCATCACAGCCTGCAGGACTTGGAGTGCAGGATGTCAGATGCTCCCGTCTGTTAGAGAAAACGTCCTAGCCGGAAGGACAGGTGGACAGCGGAACCAACTGCCCAGAACAGATTCCCCTTCACTGGGTGGCTTCGAGCAAGGCTGGACGGTCATTGGTCAGGGATACTTTAAGCTGGATTTCTGCCCCAAGCAGGGGTTGAGCCTAATGCCTCTAAGGCCGGGTTTCTCCGCCAggcttccgtggcaccctcgggttccggaAGAGGtccccaggggttccctgggagatcacgatttatttaaaaaattatttccaattcaggcaacgtCACATGAAAGAGGCcagtgtcattctttattttcagttcaagaaTACTCTTCATGCACATATCCAGGCCCACCTGTGAAACGGATATAGTAATTTTGCGACgtctggcctctgtttgagcctgaagGTACAGGGGCTCCcggaggcctgaaagatatttcaagggttccttcagggtcaaacgGTGGAGAAAGGCTAACCCAAGGTCTCCTCTAATTCTGCACGGAGGAATCATCAAAGCCTAAAGAACGTATCCCAGGAGTATGAAATCTGGCAATAATAAGCTGGTGCGTGGTTCACTGCAAAGATCCTCCTCTCCCTcggttagagcagcctttctcagccttggcggcttgaagatgcgtggacttcaactcccagaagtccacgcatcttcaagccgccaaggctgagaaaggctgtgttAGGGCGTCGCTGTTAATTCACAAACAACGATTTCCCGATACGAGAGAGATTGGAGTGCCAGTTTCCGTCTCAGTCCAGAAACAACCCTGTCAACCATTCTTTACAAGGCCACCACCTCAAAAGACTAAGCATTCCAACCCAGTTAGAGTCCCTGGGAGTCGGGCGGCACACAAATTTTAACCGTAACAGGTGTGCATCCATCCCAACAACTGAGCGGCTAAGCTCGACTCCCACCTCTGGACATTTTCAACAGGCCCACCGGGATTAATCTGAAGACGTTCTCTGACAGCGAGGTCGAGAGAGCAACTCCCGAATTCCTCTTCGGCTCAGCGACTGCTGCAGCAAGGGGACAGGCTTGTAACATACCGCATCCCAAACTGGGATCAACCCTAAACCCCCATCTCTCCTACCAATCCTCAGGTATGCTGCTCATACGCAGACACCTCAAACGAATTTTCAAGCACCACTGAATATTAAACACAGCTgagttttattgatttaaaaacactgcattatttgGGGTCCTGACATTCAACTAGGCAGCATAAAAGTTACGTGGAGGTCCCAGAAGAGAAAGGAGATCTCCACCAATATTAATACAAATCTTGTTTTTAGAACCAGTAGTTAAACCACAAGCCCAGGGAGCCAAGAATTCAGCCGGGGAGTACTAATGGATAGCTCAACAGGGAAAGCTACAAAGGGTGAAACACTTGTAAGGGGTCCAAACTGGAACGTGGCCCCTTCCCCAACTTCCTCTTCAGAGGAACGGAAGTTGAGTGACATTAAAAAGGAGCATTCGTTTTTCTGGTTTTCAGAGTGAAATCCCGAAAGAACCCTATACAGAGCGTACGCTGAGGATCAGGGACGGTTTAGTCTCTAGCTACCTACAAAAGCCCTCACAGCATCCACCAAGCTTTGACCCACAACGTTCACAAGAAGGCATCGCACCATTCTCGCAGGCAGCCGTAACAGTCTCTAGATTGTTTTGCGTTCGCTCCACACGTGTCCTTCAGCCATTCGCGGAAGAGGTCTTCGTCTTTCTTCAGCACTAAGAACTGTCCAAGCACTACATAAGCCTGGAtttgagaaagggaaagaagagaagagaagagaagagaagagaagagaagagaagagaagagaaaagaaggggttaAGTAACAGGGATAAATGCCAGACCCTAACACAAAGCCCCTGGGAGGCTAAAGATTCTTGTACCACAGACCAACGAAGCCCAACAGAGCAGCAAAGCCCTCAGCATTCTTTCCAGATGATTTCTAGAGTTGGAAGTTTTCGGGCGTACGTTGAGGAACCTGTGATCTAACCCCCATTTGGACACAAGATTTATAATCTGTAGTagtattagatttctatcctgccttttctttgggAATTCAAGGGAAACTcgttttatttctttactttcacCACCACACTAATCGCCCAGGAGCTTCCGTAGCTAAGAGATTTTAACACAGGAATTCAAATCCGAGGAGAGGGCCCTGCTTTGCCCCTTACAGTCTGGTTGATGGCTTGCGCCTTGCTGATGGGGGGCATGGGTGGAAAGGCAGAGCAGCAGGCTGGATTTGAACCTGGCTCTCCCGACTGGCTGAGGGGCTGGGTGGGTGAAGTTAGTTCAGTTGTTCTCTTTCGAATTAGTCTACCTCACAGATCTATTGAAAATACCGTGTACTAGTGGTCAGTCTGCATATTGTTACttctcagagagccagtttggtgcagtggtgaaggcaccaggctagaaagcgggagatgtgagttctagccctgccttaggtgcaaagccagctgggtgaccctgggccagtcactttttctcagccctgggaaggaggcaatggcaaacaatttccaaaaacccatgccaagaaaactgcagggacctgtccaggtagtctccgagaATTAGACACacttgaacagattaaaaaaaaaaaatctcagacaaAAGTCACCATAAGAGAACCCCTTCTCTCACCCCAATTTGCAGTGGGAAAACAAAGCCCTTGCAGGGGGCAACTACATTTCTACCCCATCTGTCCTGGGTGGAGCTGAGGACAGGGTGTGTGAAGTTCTTCTGTCCAGGCCCTGACTGATCTTCGTCTCCTGCTTGGCTCTGGCTTAGCTCTATGCCCCTCCAGACTGGCCTCTGGTTTGGGCACAATCACCTCTCATCATGTGGCAGACAACAGAAAGGggaggcaaccccccccccccaagttacaGCTGCGGGAACACCACTGAAATTTCTGAAGGACCCAAAACAATTTACCCAAGAATAGAAAACAGCATCTGTCCTTCTCCATCTATCCACCAGGTTTTGCTTTCAGATTTAATGGCTCAAAGAATACCTTGTCAAAACCTTTGTCTGCCAGCTTCTTGCCGAGCACATCTCCAATGCCAGCTAAAGTGCCAACGGGCTTCTCACCCATGGGCTCAGCCACAAAGTTCCGGTGCTTCTGGCTGGTGGTCATATTGGCTGCTGCCCTGCCCTGGCTGGGAAACAAGAGATCAAGTAAGGGAGGGTCACTAAACAGGGAGACGGTCACCAAGCAGTTACCAAAAACACAGGTTTCTGGAATCACCTTCAGGAGCTGatagatgctttctcaaattgtGCTACAATTCCTAATCATGCTGCGACTTGCAGACAATGATATAGGACTAAGCCGTTTCCACTCCTGATGTGTCTTTGGCCAACAGAGATGAGCCACAGAACAACAGATTGTGTACATTTTGGTTACTCCTAATTTATCTTAATTTGAGTTCAGTTTTTACTAGGTTTTGTAAGGTGCCTCAGGAATTTCTGTTTAAAATGTACATGGAAAATTACCTGTAAACAGAAATTCTGAGGCAgccagtttggggggggggggtaaggccccaggctagaaaccgggaggctgtgagttctagtcctgccgtgggcacaaagccagctgggggaccttgggccagtccctctcgctcagccctaggaaggaggcaatggcaagccacttctgaagaaccttgccaagaaaactgcagggactagtctaggtagctgcaactgaGATGAAGGCAAGTGAGTAAGTAGACACATCTGGACTGTACAATGATCAGGATGCATATCCACAGAAGTTCACATTCAAATTGATCCTGATTCTCAATAAATTTATCTCAGCTCCTTCAAAAAACAGGAGCAGCAAATTCCACAGTTTAATTCTATGCAGCTATCTAATAGATTTGAACGATCCTGAATCCAATCCCTGTTCatttaggacagggtttctcaaccagggttcggtgGAATCCTCGGGTAGAGGtcccaaggggttccctgggaggtcacaactgatttaaaaagttattcccaattcaagcaacttcacattaaagaggtatataaagtcctaccttttggtctggcaggggccccgggggttttcatgcaactcatcaatgaggttttacatgaccatttgtttaagggggtcttggtttatttggatgatgttttaatttacactaAAACTGAAAAGGAACACAAGAGGCTTCTCAAACAGGTTCTCACCAAACTCAGAAAGgctaagctttatgctaagctttctaaatgtgagttccataagtctcgccTGGATTATTTGGGCTACAGAGTGTCTGATaaggggattgaaatggaccctgcaaaggttCAAGTGGTTCTGAACTGGGAGTGCCCACAAACCTggtgccagcttcaaagttttctggggttcgccaatttttacaggtcctctgtccaggggttcgcagaaattgccctgcccctgaCCGATTTGTTGCGAACCAAAGGGATCGGGGAGACGcacaaggtaaagaacccaggggccgtgctcaattggactcttgcctgtcaggctgcctttgatcagttgaAGTCTCTTTTCACGGCTGAAcccattttatcccaccctgaccctgaccagccttttgttgttcaggttgatgctcctgacttttctattggagctattttgttgcaaaaggattctggtGGAATTTTGAAGCCTTGCACCTATCTCTCtcaaaagttttctgaaacggagctggcatgtttgggagaaagaggcttttgcagtcaaggctgcattggaggcttggcgtcaccttttggagggggcgacctgcccttttgaggtttggacggatcaccgcaacctcgaggcgctccgaacgcccaggcgtctcagcccgaagcagatccgctgggctcaattctttagccgTTTCAATTTCCAActcaaatttatcccagggaagaaaaattttttggctgatgccctttcccgtTTGCCTCAAGACGCGGAGCCAGTCTCTGATGTAATTGGaactgtgctctctgagcctcaaTTGGGCTTGGTGGCAGTCACCCGGAGCCGTGCTCGGGGCCAGCCTCCTTCCCCCTCGCAAACGGTTCCGGCACGGTGCTCTCCTGAGCGCAAACAACCTCAGATGTCTGGTCAGTTGCGTGCTGATTTTGTCTCCGCTTTAAAATCTGATCCATGGCTCAtcgctaaccctgacaaggtttctttGGAGCACGGCCTCCCTTGGGTGGGGGATCGCCTGTACGTCCCTGAGTCTCAACGGGCTGCCATATTAGCCCGTTCCCATGACagtaagcaagctggtcattttggttttctcaaatccctccatttaCTCTggcgacaattttggtggccctccttaaggaaggatgtcaaggattatgtcgcttcctgccctgtttgcgctatGTCTAAACAACAGTCAGAGAAACCCCAGGGACtcctgcagcctgtggctgacccttctcgcacttgggatgagatttctatggattttattgttgacgccccccagtcagaagaaaactgtcatttgggtggtcaaggactacttttctaagcaagcccattttgttCCCTGTGTGTCCATTCCTTCTGCACAGCAGCTTGCTAAGCTCTTTTTGGTGTGCATCTACTgcccacacggatgcccctctcgcttggtgaccgataggggcacgcAATTTACTTcgcggttttggcgggcttttttgaaactgattggcacagaacaagcgctgtccacctcttcgcatccccagactgacggatctactgaggtccttaatgccactctTGAGCAATTTCTCCGGTCTTATATTAATTACCaccaagatgattgggttgatt of the Candoia aspera isolate rCanAsp1 chromosome 17, rCanAsp1.hap2, whole genome shotgun sequence genome contains:
- the BANF1 gene encoding barrier-to-autointegration factor, whose protein sequence is MTTSQKHRNFVAEPMGEKPVGTLAGIGDVLGKKLADKGFDKAYVVLGQFLVLKKDEDLFREWLKDTCGANAKQSRDCYGCLREWCDAFL